A stretch of Maniola hyperantus chromosome 15, iAphHyp1.2, whole genome shotgun sequence DNA encodes these proteins:
- the Polr2D gene encoding DNA-directed RNA polymerase II subunit Rpb4: MSGPIQDVVEEDAADLQFPKEFENAETLLISEVDMLLEHRKAQNESAEEEQEFSEVFMKTLTYTNMFKKFKNKETITAIRNLLQSKKLHKFEIASLANLCPETPEEAKALIPSLEGRFEDEELRILLDDIQTKRSIQY; this comes from the exons ATGTCTGGGCCGATTCAGGATGTCGTGGAAGAAGATGCAGCAGATTTGCAGTTTCCTAAAG aatttGAAAACGCTGAAACTTTACTTATATCAGAAGTTGATATGTTGTTGGAGCATAGAAAGGCTCAAAACGAATCTGCCGAAGAAGAACAAGAGTTTTCTGAGGTATTCATGAAGACCCTGACATACACAAACATGttcaaaaagtttaaaaacaaagaaactattACTGCTATCAGAAA CCTTCTACAGTCTAAAAAGTTACATAAATTTGAAATTGCAAGTTTAGCCAACTTATGTCCAGAGACACCTGAGGAAGCCAAAGCATTGATTCCATCTTTGGAAGGCAGATTTGAAGATGAAGAGCTCAGGATACTTTTAGATGACATACAAACTAAACGTAGTATCCAGTActag
- the LOC117988902 gene encoding cyclin-dependent kinase 2-interacting protein produces the protein MFKVQTMSKTPSKSAQNLNFHFSPKEITSPNKDSPGISKTVYTHLSNLHRLLNDWSSIRVKGVQICKSLTSLKLQECEDDYYPHQIKPLTESLLQSLDALKDIVEGAVIIKYQMQALTKLQSSEEPVINTWLVSEISENIDKVCDTLQKELRLKQIITENIAHCRDENLIEVYASAWEFEAYFNMEGNSYLFAEVGLVGIT, from the exons atgtttaaagTACAAACTATGTCGAAAACTCCATCTAAAAGTGCGCAAAATTTAAACTTCCACTTTAGTCCGAAGG aaATTACCAGCCCGAACAAAGATAGTCCTGGTATATCGAAGACTGTTTACACTCATTTATCAAATCTTCATCGTCTCTTAAATGATTGGTCAAGTATAAGAGTAAAAGGAGTACAAATATGCAAATCTTTAACCTCGTTGAAGTTGCAAGAGTGTGAAGATGACTATTATCCCCATCAAATTAAACCACTCACTGAAAGCTTATTGCAATCATTGGATGCTCTTAAAGATATAGTTGAAG gagctGTAATAATAAAGTATCAAATGCAAGCATTAACCAAATTACAGTCAAGCGAAGAACCTGTCATAAACACTTGGTTGGTCagtgaaatatctgaaaacatTGACAAAGTGTGTGACACATTGCAAAAGGAACTTAGGTTAAAACAAATCATAACAG aaaaCATTGCGCATTGTAGAGATGAAAATTTAATTGAAGTTTATGCTAGCGCTTGGGAATTCGAAGCCTACTTTAACATGGAGGGAAATTCTTATTTATTTGCGGAAGTTGGATTAGTAGGAATTAcataa